The following are from one region of the Quercus robur chromosome 1, dhQueRobu3.1, whole genome shotgun sequence genome:
- the LOC126691626 gene encoding secreted RxLR effector protein 161-like, with product MVGELTYFLGLQVKQTDSGIYINQAKYTRNLVKRFGLDHATHARTPMAANAKLTNDPSGESVDITLYRSMIGCLLYLTASRPDIAFSVGVCSRFQSNPKVSHLNAVKRIIKYVAGTCDYELFYSKKSNLSLVGFSNSNWAGNADDRKSTTGGCFYVGANLVAWMSKKPR from the coding sequence atggttggtgaactaacATATTTCTTGGGATTACAAGTGAAGCAAACGGATTCAGGgatctacatcaaccaagccAAATACACAAGGaatctagtcaagagatttggactggaCCATGCTACCCATGCTAGGACACCAATGGCTGCTAATGCAAAACTAACAAATGATCCATCAGGTGAGTCTGTTGATATTACATTATATAGAAGTATGATTGGATGTTTGTTATATTTGACTGCTAGTCGGCCTGATATTGCTTtcagtgttggtgtttgttctaGATTTCAGTCTAATCCTAAGGTTTCACACTTAAATGCTgttaaaagaataattaaatatgttgctGGAACTTGTGACTATGAATTATTTTATAGCAAAAAGTCTAATCTGTCTCTTGTTGGTTTTTCTAATTCTAATTGGGCCGgcaatgctgatgatagaaaaagcaccactgGTGGATGTTTTTATGTTGGTGCTAACCTTGTTGCCTGGATGAGCAAAAAGCCGAGGTAG
- the LOC126727072 gene encoding uncharacterized protein LOC126727072, giving the protein MADYEDYEVVIFSDFKDFTRQFEKKEEGKSDPNIHQKTKANSLFSNCDYCPQRPMSTLAPVFPLAFELHGSYPYWKWIPETQLREQEQNEFSLNGQSLLERYNKIKGTNFEFVRLVKIQLIPSSGIKYFIQFEAKPNSTEYTLKTFEGYMFKDYVHPNSSLWPMSCKLLGPNSQRYVPSGPGVWTI; this is encoded by the exons ATGGCAGATTATGAGGACTATGAGGTTGTAATTTTTTCAGACTTCAAAGACTTCACCCgtcaatttgaaaaaaaagaagaaggcaaatCTGATCCCAATATCcatcaaaaaacaaaagcaaactcGTTGTTCTCAAACTGTGACTATTGCCCTCAACGCCCTATGTCCACCCTTGCCCCTGTCTTCCCCCTTGCCTTTGAACTTCACGGATCTTACCCATATTGGAAATGGATCCCCGAGACACAG CTTCGTGAACAGGAACAAAATGAATTTTCTCTCAATGGACAGTCGTTGTTAGAGCGCTACAACAAAATTAAg ggtacaaattttgaatttgtgagaCTTGTGAAGATCCAGTTGATTCCCAGTAGTGGAATAAAGTATTTTATTCAATTCGAGGCCAAGCCCAACAGTACTGAGTACACTCTGAAAACCTTTGAAGGTTACATGTTCAAGGATTATGTCCATCCTAATAGTAGTTTGTGGCCCATGTCTTGTAAACTATTAGGCCCCAATTCTCAACGGTATGTGCCTTCTGGACCTGGCGTGTGGACAATATAA
- the LOC126727080 gene encoding uncharacterized protein LOC126727080 isoform X3, translating into MESEKSGEDEIDRNKETGYDNPSQDETFRCGSNENCHAFQGDECEVYQCIETTPDENRLGNTECSNSSEPENPPPPSEWLEDTLIELYLSGYSKPVVTDSDHVMMPLETDDALPAEGTGDAYELEGEWCPENHCDVTNSSGNVLY; encoded by the exons ATGGAGTCTGAAAAG AGTGGTGAAGATGAAATTGATCGGAACAAAGAAACTGGTTATGATAATCCCAGTCAAGATGAAACATTTAGATGTGGCAGCAATGAAAATTGCCATGCATTCCAGGGAGATGAATGTGAAGTTTACCAGTGTATAGAGACTACTCCTGATGAAAACAGGCTAG GCAACACAGAGTGCTCCAACAGTAGTGAACCTGAAAATCCACCTCCTCCATCAGAATG GTTAGAAGATACACTTATTGAGCTTTATTTGTCTGGTTATTCCAAGCCAGTAGTTACTGATTCTGATCATGTGATGATGCCCTTGGAAACAGATGATGCGCTACCCGCTGAAG GGACCGGTGATGCTTATGAGCTGGAAGGAGAATGGTGTCCAGAGAACCATTGTGATGTAACTAATTCAAGTGGAAATGTCTTATATTAA
- the LOC126727080 gene encoding uncharacterized protein LOC126727080 isoform X1, giving the protein MPEFEAVDLWDWEKVTGTRKDGKGEVVRLVGRLVRRSVKRHPSMPSGDGLLKTAPICEVHLDLVRVTSGQVYKLRTPNARYLASLSTYDSSNPTKDWGFPELSVDSHSLPFSKSSGNHVSKTADGVSTSKDLSTLPDNLSASGQQRIHVYRDRAAERRTLHGGFGVGPGQKN; this is encoded by the exons ATGCCAGAATTTGAAGCTGTGGATTTATGGGACTGGGAAAAGGTTACAGGGACCAGAAAGGATGGAAAAGGTGAGGTGGTGAGGCTGGTTGGAAGATTAGTGAGAAGGTCTGTCAAGCGTCATCCATCCATGCCTTCAGGTGACGGTCTCCTAAAAACTGCCCCAATATGTGAAGTACATCTTGATCTGGTACGAGTCACGTCAG GTCAAGTTTATAAGTTGCGGACACCAAATGCAAGATACCTGGCTTCATTGTCAACTTATGATTCTTCCAACCCAACAAAAGATTGGGGATTCCCTGAATTATCAGTAGATAGTCACTCTCTCCCATTCTCTAAATCTAGTGGAAACCATGTATCAAAAACTGCAGATGGAGTATCCACCAGCAAAGATTTGTCTACATTACCAGATAATCTTTCCGCATCTGGACAG CAGAGAATCCATGTGTATAGGGACAGAGCTGCCGAGAGAAGAACCCTGCATGGGGGTTTTGGAGTGGGCCCTGGACAAAAGAATTAA
- the LOC126727080 gene encoding uncharacterized protein LOC126727080 isoform X2, with protein MPEFEAVDLWDWEKVTGTRKDGKGEVVRLVGRLVRRSVKRHPSMPSGDGLLKTAPICEVHLDLVRVTSGQVYKLRTPNARYLASLSTYDSSNPTKDWGFPELSVDSHSLPFSKSSGNHVSKTADGVSTSKDLSTLPDNLSASGQRIHVYRDRAAERRTLHGGFGVGPGQKN; from the exons ATGCCAGAATTTGAAGCTGTGGATTTATGGGACTGGGAAAAGGTTACAGGGACCAGAAAGGATGGAAAAGGTGAGGTGGTGAGGCTGGTTGGAAGATTAGTGAGAAGGTCTGTCAAGCGTCATCCATCCATGCCTTCAGGTGACGGTCTCCTAAAAACTGCCCCAATATGTGAAGTACATCTTGATCTGGTACGAGTCACGTCAG GTCAAGTTTATAAGTTGCGGACACCAAATGCAAGATACCTGGCTTCATTGTCAACTTATGATTCTTCCAACCCAACAAAAGATTGGGGATTCCCTGAATTATCAGTAGATAGTCACTCTCTCCCATTCTCTAAATCTAGTGGAAACCATGTATCAAAAACTGCAGATGGAGTATCCACCAGCAAAGATTTGTCTACATTACCAGATAATCTTTCCGCATCTGGACAG AGAATCCATGTGTATAGGGACAGAGCTGCCGAGAGAAGAACCCTGCATGGGGGTTTTGGAGTGGGCCCTGGACAAAAGAATTAA
- the LOC126727097 gene encoding FKBP12-interacting protein of 37 kDa-like isoform X1 translates to MNLVEEKEKELKEKQDTISALSFTPQSKMGKMLMAKCRTLQEENEEIGNLASEGKMHELAMQLALQKSQNAELRSQFEGLHKHMEGLTNDVERSNEMALILQEKLEEGDQAIERLKNEAQQKSVIEEGMKEKTDSAPIQKERDEEMIDGETNN, encoded by the exons ATG AATTTGGTTGAGGAAAAGGAGAAAGAGCTGAAGGAGAAACAGGATACTATTTCTGCACTCAGTTTCACTCCACAAAGCAAGATGGGTAAGATGCTGATGGCTAAATGCAGGACTCTGCAAGAGGAAAATGAGGAGATTGGAAATCTAGCTTCCGAAGGAAAG ATGCATGAGTTAGCAATGCAACTTGCTTTGCAGAAATCTCAAAATGCAGAACTCAGAAGCCAATTTGAAG GACTGCACAAACATATGGAGGGGCTTACGAATGATGTGGAAAGATCAAATGAAATG GCACTTATCTTGCAAGAAAAGCTAGAAGAAGGAGATCAAGCGATTGAAAGGCTGAAGAATGAGGCGCAACAAAAGAGCGTAATTGAGGAGGGAATGAAGGAAAAAACTGATTCGGCTCCTAtccagaaagagagagatgaagagaTGATtgatggggaaaccaacaactga
- the LOC126727097 gene encoding FKBP12-interacting protein of 37 kDa-like isoform X2: MGKMLMAKCRTLQEENEEIGNLASEGKMHELAMQLALQKSQNAELRSQFEGLHKHMEGLTNDVERSNEMALILQEKLEEGDQAIERLKNEAQQKSVIEEGMKEKTDSAPIQKERDEEMIDGETNN, from the exons ATGGGTAAGATGCTGATGGCTAAATGCAGGACTCTGCAAGAGGAAAATGAGGAGATTGGAAATCTAGCTTCCGAAGGAAAG ATGCATGAGTTAGCAATGCAACTTGCTTTGCAGAAATCTCAAAATGCAGAACTCAGAAGCCAATTTGAAG GACTGCACAAACATATGGAGGGGCTTACGAATGATGTGGAAAGATCAAATGAAATG GCACTTATCTTGCAAGAAAAGCTAGAAGAAGGAGATCAAGCGATTGAAAGGCTGAAGAATGAGGCGCAACAAAAGAGCGTAATTGAGGAGGGAATGAAGGAAAAAACTGATTCGGCTCCTAtccagaaagagagagatgaagagaTGATtgatggggaaaccaacaactga